A single window of Methanosphaera sp. DNA harbors:
- a CDS encoding V-type ATP synthase subunit F encodes MKNNIAIMADPDTVTGFMLGGIKSGFPVHNKEESKATLKQLVDDEYAIIITTEKIGDELRDDITKYSESTALPMIIEVPDKSGSHKRETDPMNALIKRVIGVEMVK; translated from the coding sequence ATGAAAAATAATATAGCTATAATGGCAGATCCAGATACAGTAACTGGTTTTATGTTAGGTGGAATCAAAAGTGGATTCCCTGTACATAACAAAGAAGAATCAAAAGCTACTTTAAAGCAATTAGTTGATGATGAATATGCAATCATCATAACTACAGAAAAAATTGGTGATGAATTACGTGATGATATCACAAAATACAGTGAATCAACAGCATTACCAATGATAATAGAAGTACCCGATAAGTCAGGTTCACATAAAAGAGAAACTGACCCAATGAATGCACTTATTAAAAGAGTTATTGGGGTTGAGATGGTAAAATGA